The sequence below is a genomic window from Paroedura picta isolate Pp20150507F chromosome 12, Ppicta_v3.0, whole genome shotgun sequence.
AGCTCCAGCGTGGTCTCGGCCTTCTGGAGGAGGTCGATGGAGAAGCTGTCCTCTTTGGATTCGCTGATGTGGGAACCCAGCCTCTCAAAGATGATGTCGAAGCCTGACCAGCACGAGGGACCGTGGAGGGAGCAGTTGTAGGAGGCCCCTGATTCCAGGAGGAACCGTAAGAGCGGGAAATGGAGGCGGAAACTCTTCAGGCAGAGGTGGGTGAGGGACTCGTAGGAAGGGCACTCGCTGGGGTCAGCACCGTGGGCCATCAGCAACCGCGTGACCTGGAAGCAGAAGCGGCTGATCTTCTGGGCTTCCTCTTTGTCCCCTCCCACCATCTCTCCCAGGAGGAAAATGATGAAAGTGAAGACGGTGTCACCATCTTTGGTGGTGGCCTTGACATCTGCTCctgaggaaagggagaagaaagagccttttttaaaaatctattacaCTAACCTTCTTCTGAGATCCAAGGGAAATCCGTCAACCTTCCCTTCTCTGCTTTGTCCTGACAAGTAGGTgagacaggtctatcagtggctgctgcCCCTAGTGACCAATAGGAACCTCCGAAGTCAGAGGCAGTCAACTTTGAATCACTGCCAGGAAGCAAcaagggaaggcctcgacctctctgccctgttgttggttgtaCAGAGGAACTAGgtagccattgtgtgagacaggatgctgaacgagatggaccctcactggtccaGTCCATTAGGGCTCCTCTGGTATTCTCTGTCCCATTGTTGGCCCtcttgaggaactggttggctgctgcatGAGACAGAAggctaagaagagccctgctggatcagaccaggggtctgtcTAGTTCAGCCTTCTGCACTAAGGTGAGGCCCAAAACAGCCCAGTAACCTTTACATACACATGAAGATTGGAACCACACTCTTACTGGTTCAAGCTGCATTTCACATTTCTGGGATACCATATTATACTTTTTTAGTGCATACCCAGGAAGATCTGGGGGATGGGCTGAACCCCGTTCAGGGTGCTGCAGATAGCCACCGAAAGGCCCATGAACGGAACAATAAGCCCCTGGAACAGACCTCTGTACACAAGAGAGCCAGATCCAGGTGGGACTAAACAGGTACaaccttaagaagaagagttgctttctgtatcccactttttgctacctaaaggagtctcaaagtggcttacaaacacctttcccttctccccacaacagacaccctgtgaggtgggagagtctgagagagctctaagataactgctctgtgagaacaggtctaacaggactgtgactagcccaaggtcacccagctggctgcagttggaggaggagtggggaatcgaactgcatttctccagattagaggccgccactcttaaccactacaccaatctggttcTCTGGGGGGAGAAGTATCTTTTGCaatatcattgggggggggggtgacatgatGAAATAGTCCTCCGtaactccccctccaaaaaacagcTGTCCTGCCTACATGACTACCTGACATGCAGGATTTCTACATTCAAGGTGTGGTTTTTGTGGAGGGATATTCAGTCATGACCCTCCACTCCCACCCACGCTAGCCTGTATGTGTGCAGCCCAAATACAAGTTTTTATTATCTCTGTGAGAACTATATCCCTTCAGGTGCTAATGTGATAAGCAGAGCAGAATTTGGGCTCCCTGGGAAAGgaatggcggggaggggggcagggggtgtgCAACCTCACCTCCTTCTAGCAGGAGACGAATATTTTCCGTGTTATGGATCTGAACCCCATCGCTGCTGGCCAGAGCGTGCAGAAGGGCCGTCTTTCCTGGGGGGCGGAGAGACAGAAACGACCCATCACAGACAGACAATGCCGCAGTAAGGGAGACACCGGCAGACATCGTGCCAGGGGGATCCACGGCGCATTCTCCTCTTCACATTAAGCAAGAATGGGGGTGTGTAGCCTGCACACACAACACCGCAGGAGTAGTTGAAGGCAAGTAAGACTGCGTTTGCTGGCTCCCTCCCACAGGGGCAGATTCAACCCAAAATTGGGGGCAGGGGTGAGAGATGAAAGAAGAGAAAGACCAAGGAGGTACAGACCATGTTTGTCAGACGCATTGACATCGGCACCGAGTTCGAGGAGACGCTGCAGACAGGGAAGGCGTTCTGGCTCTTCACTGGCGAGGTCCAGCGGGCTGCTCTCGTGAATCTAATGAGATGGGGGGAGGTATTGAAAGAAGAAAAGGCTTGCTGGCTGGGTGGGGGATCCTTTCATTTTCCCTTCCAAATACATCTTAACCAAGATGTGCTTCATCTCCCCCCTGGTTCTTTGAAAGGTCTTCCAGCCAAAGGATATGCTGGGAAATGTAAACCTCAAATAAAAGCTCTGGGTCTGGAGGACAACACCGTGAAtattgcaaaaaaattaaaaagtcagGAAAGAAATATGTTATAACATAATGAACAGTGAACAACCAACAAAAATATATGCAAGAGACCAATCTATGCACAATTAAGAGTGGTCAAAATTTACAATCCTTTTATGGATAGGCAAATGAAGAGTCTTTTTGCAAATGGATCCCGAGAGAAGTACAGAAACTGATGATTTCTGGTGACGACTGAGGGAGGCAGACCAGCACCGCAAGTAACCTCTTAGTTATTTTATTgtccttttattgttttaacatgttgcattttattttattaactacTGCGCTCAGTTTTTAAACCAAGCAGCCTCCACAAATTGTGATAAGCTGCAGCAAATTAACAATTGGCAGCTACACCTGCTTATATCGCCTGACCTTGGACTTCTACAGCTTCCTACATACGAACAGTTAAAACAGGAGCTGGGACTAAATTTAGCCAAATTTACTTGGCAGCTCTAGAGAGAACAGTTATAGATTTGGATGTGTAAGAAAAAGAAGTGGGGAAAACACCAGAGGTGAAGCAGCTTAAAATGGGGGTGCATAAACAAGCAAGAGAGGCCGAGTCTGAGGATCATTTTCTCCCTGCCTCTAAACAATCAAAGATGAGAGACTATTTTGTAGCAACAGGCTCCTTACAAATCCTCACCTCCAATCAATTTGCAGCTTTGGCAGATGTTCTCGATGATTCCTCtggaaactctgctttggatatTGCTAGAGGAGATATTAAATGTGGAGGACTTGGACCCCCCTCCAGATGATAGGAGCATGAAGGGGGTTGATGATGCGCCAGCTGACTTGCTCTTACTGACTGCAAAAACAATAGACTATATCTGCAAAGTACTCATTTGTTAGTACTCTTTTGCCCTcaagcaattgagggcaaaagaagaaggggacgacagagaatgaggtggctggatggagtcactgaagcagtcggtgcaaacttaaatggactctggacacgacttcgcacctaacaacaacaaacaaagtaCTATCTTCACTGCATGAGAAAGTGGACAACCTAATTACTAGGGACTTAGCTGGTAAGAGCTCCAAATTAAAAGAGACCACCCTACCTAAAGAGCCTTCACCAGGTACAACTACTGCCCCACAACAAGgtgcttctgctttaaaaatcaCCAATACTCCCTCACGGCTGCATGATAGAGGAAGTGAAGCTACCACCACCTAGTTTTGCAGCCACACTAGGTCAGCTTAACTGTTTGTAGCTTTAAAGGCAACATTCCCTCTTGGCGATCCAAGCTATTTGTTAAAAGACATCTGAGAGCCCTTTTGGGTGATCAAGTGAAACATGCTGAACTAATTGCAGTGGAAACGCTACACaatcccaatcccaatcccaatCATGCACAAAGGGTTTTACTATCCTTCAGCAGCCCCAAAGTACCATCCCTGCTGCTTTGTAACAAACCCCTCCTAAGTGCAAAGGGGGTCTTTCCAGCTCGTGTTTTTAGTAATATCGGAGAACCAGTACCTGAGAACCAGCTTACTGAAAAGCACAGCCAGCACCTTTATCTACCCCGTCTGCCCACCCATCAAATATGGATGTGCCTAACCCTGACTCCAGCATGACTATTATTGCCCCTCACAACAAGGATTCACCAACGGAAACAGCGCCTGAGAGAAATAAACATCTAGGACCACCAACCAGTGCAGTTACGActctgggggagggaagctgccaTAAAGGGACAATATCGAAGCAGCACACAGACACAATGGCCCAGGAAAGGGCAATGGCAGTGTTTTCTTTGACCCTAACAAATCTCTTGAGCGGCTAATTGAAACTGATTgactcttaaagcagtggtccccaacctttccgaggctggggaccggcagggcatcgggccgcgcccccgcggaccgcgcccccgcgggccacgcccgcggatcgggccgcacccgagccgcgcccgcgggccgcgcccacgccgcgcccgcggatcgggccgcaccagagccgcgcccgcgagccgcgcccacgccgcgcccgcgggccgcgcccacgccgcgcccgcgggccgcacccacgccgcgcccgggccgcgcccgcggatcgggccgagcgggcgtggcccgcacaggcgcggcctggccctgattccctcttcccgcctcccgcagtaagtagcttcccgggccgcaagcttgcggcctgggaagttttttactgctgggggggggcggggagagggagccgcggcccggtgccatggcctttgcggcccggcaccgggccgcggcccgcaggttggggaccactgtcttaaaggaCCCCTCTCTCCCTGCAATCAAGATCCTCTCCTGGAATGCTGCTGGTTGGAAAAGTAAGGGGAATGATCCAGATTTCATGTGTTTTATCAAAGGTTTTGATCTGGTTTTATTACAGGAGacatggtcacattatgaaatAAGCTTTGAGGGATATGAATCCCATTCTGTATTAGTTTACAAATCCAAATCTAAGGGGCGCTACAGAGCAGGATTAACCCTCTTATGCTCCCAACAGGCAAGCATAGAACTCACTGCTCTATCTGTTTGCAATCCCATTGCTCTGGCCTCCTTCCTAAAATTTTCCAACATAGCTTTAATAGTAATTAATGCTTATTTCCCTCCTTGCCTGGACCAGCAAAACTTGCACTTCCACTGGAGCCGCTTCACAATATTTGTTGAGGAGCTTGAAGCAAAATTCCCCTTGACTGAAATGCTGCTTGCAGGAGATTTCAACGCAAAGATAGGCAAAGATGGCTCTGCACTCTCAAGGGCACTGGGCTTGGACCCAGATGAACCCCTACCCAATTCTCTTTCTGATGCAAGGCATCCCAAAGAATCTCATATAAATAATGCCGGAATTTCACTAGCCAAATTTTGCATACGTTTCGACAGAGTGATACTAAATGGCTCGTTCCCCCAAGATCATCCTGGGGAATTCACATTTGCCTCTGGGAGAGGTAGCAGTGTGATTGACTATAtattgtttccccctgctttgaaaggCCAATTAGAGGTATTTCGTATTGGAGACCGCACTGATAGCGATCACCTCCTACTGATATTGACCATCAAGGCGACCTCTCCCCTAAGGTCATCTCCACCAATTATGGGCTCTGAAAATGTCCAAGGTACCCTATGTAAGATCCCGTGGTcacaaagcactgctggaaagatCAAACATCTATTTACTGCCAGTTCTCTAATAGCATTTAACTCCATCCCCAGCATCAATGATAATCCTTCTGAGgttataaaaaattacaataatataatcacTTGCATTCATCGGCTATCGAGCCACCAATCAAACTCACAGAAAACAACCCAAAGAAGAACTCTAAATCCCTGGTttgattcgctggcagggggctcctgggaattgtagtccatggacatctggagggccgcagtttgactacccctgaactaaagcctagaaaagcaccaggaccggatgcgatccctcctgagctgcttaaaaccttcccagactggtgggctcctctTTTGGTGCTCTCTTTACTGTAATAAACAAACCAGgcttaatgcctgactcatggacaaatgcaatccttgttccagtatttaaaaacGGTGACCGCTCGCTCCCAATCAATTATAGAAccatcagccttctctctattgttaggaatcatagaatcatagagttggaaggggccatacaggccatctagtccaaccccctgctcaacgcaggattagccctaagcatcctaaagcaatatgccAGGAAGCTATATGCCAGACTCCTATCAAATAAACTCACCTTGTGGTTGACTGAGAAAACGATTTtaggccctgagcaggttggattctgtcaagggaaatcctcccttgatcattgcaccatccttgcccaccttgtcaacaaatatagtaagaaagagagtccaaagctctttgcagcttttctggaccttaagggggcctttgattctatccctagagatcttctctgggataagctgttaaagatggagatagataaaaggctcctacatcttataaggaaactattcttctacctgttgccaagtcaaactcaccccccttgggagtcttacacctaaaataccaatcaacaaagcgGTAAAACAAGGGTGCATTTTGccccccctcctatttaacctttttatgaatgaccttgctccatccctatcccccaattctggccatagcccaaaaattggttcccttcacatcccactgcttttatacgcagatgatgcggtagtgctgccccattcacaaattggcttaaaacgcttactggttcaattcctggacttctgtgaagtacacaaacttgctctgaactttgagaagtcaaaaactGTGGGTTTTGGAAAGCCATGGAAGCCTCCttaatggaatgtaagaggtaacaacactGAACAAATTAAAAGCTTCAAAttcttgggaatattttttcaccataatgcaaattgggctatacagaggaaatatgcaatcacatctgcaaaaactagtgccctggcaattacacatttcttctataccagtggtaaccagtacgtgccagcagccctcaaagtattcaatgggaaactaagtgcccaactgttctatggcatccctatttggatcaacgcttttaaccaaatggtcaaaagtctccaatctgtcttcctttgtaaaatccttgggaccccgaactgtgtctcttacgcagtcctatgtctagaaaccagccaaagactattggaaaccagagcatggttgttaacaatcaagttctggcttcgcattcattttagatctgaccccaatagtctaatttcccttatgctatctgaacatgagtcatctacttggttaagacacattgagggaaaattaaatctataggaatctctttagactccttgtatctgatatctgaaaagactgcatttgattcaattaaacgtagactgttagacatagaactgcaggaacttagcagtaaagctagaaatgtttgctttccattgagcttggggatctcaccacgCTCTCCACCCCTAGCTGCGtatttctaccatctaatcatcccacaacagcgtagagcattcatgttagctagaactaatgctctgccttctgctgtgccgtatgggagatttcaacagatcccgcattcaactaggctgtgcccatgtggacaatgctgtatagaagcaattacacacgttttcttcaaCTGTcaattttattcctcgatccgagctaaatttcttaactcactgctatgtaaaagaaaactgcattcggatgaacgtaagattcagacatcccagaaccctgatataactgaaccagtggcaaagtttttacatcttgccatgagaaatcgtgaatgtattatgtcttactctaaagcatgatctttgcctatgttttctctagcagtggatcgtTTTGCACTTTTCCTCTTTATATcgcacttttatatgctattaaaggcttgctgTAAAAGTACAGAAACTCTAATCCGTGTATGCTAGGTGAATTCGGGATAACACGTTTCAATCCTATTTCTTCTGGCGTACAATACATGCACAAAATATTTTCCTCCAAAGTTCCAGAGCCAACACAGCTCCGTTGGGGATACTCCCTACTTGAGATGCTGGGGCAAACCCTCGGGCCAAGCATCTCCTGCTGATGTGCTGCGGACTGTAAACCAAAAGCCAACTTAAAGCACCAAGAGGGTTAACAACATTGTTTTAGCCATTCTTTTCATTGTACATGGATTGCTCTATTGCATTTCAGTGTACTTTTATATCATACGACGATGATCATGGTTGGCGGTTTGATgttcatttagggttgccagctctgggttaggaaatacctggggacatcgggggtggagctgggagtggatgggatttgggacaaggagggacctcaaggatatataatgcagcctttttctccaggggaacggactgctgtcacctggagatgacctgtaattcctggaggtccctgggtcctacctggaggctggcatccctatgagcATTATctgtatactaggggcaaagcccgttgcattcagggataCATGGGTGCtaaattaggggggtggggtggaagaactctgcagacagcctccccctccctccaggacctggaaaggctgcaggcagctgttaggggacttactggcaggggcagctctcactcagcagggatctgcggcctccgagcctcagagggaagtggaaggaggagggggtggtcaggggagggggatggaaggcgactggctggcagctggacagacaggcaagccagttgggacaagaggcactcaggggtgggacagctgccctgagtgggtgttaagtgctgtcacttagctatgagacatgctcctcctccaaggccttaccataataatatataataaatatattatgtgaaacagattcatatatttcttttctgacttttaatttttttgcaataTTCATATCGTCCTTTGGACACAGAGCtttatttgaagttttttttctACCATGACTCCATCCTATTTAAGTCAGTGGCAAATTCACACCTACATGTACTGAGAGACCTATCCTCCTTGTAACAAATAAcataaaagggaaacaaaaacccaatatGGATAGCTGGTGAGAACCAGAAAGGCTGGGGATAAAACTctatatagaaaaatataaataaataaagctttatGTGTGCCCAACAGATAATATTTTCTGGTTTTTAAgcattttgagctctaataataatgGTTTACATTCTAATATATACGGTTTTATCTCTAACCTTCGTGGTAATCCCTTTTCATGCTGTTTacttctgtggccatcactacctcctctggcagcaacaTCCAACTATGAATATTGTGCCAACTATGAAAGTAGAAAACTAGGCtgtgctctagaccagtggtccccaacctttctgaggttggggaccggcagggcattgggccgcgcccccgcatagggccgcgcccgcgagccgcgcccgcacatcgggccgtgcccgcacgggcgcagcccggccccgattccctctccccgccctgccgcagtaagaagcttcccaggccgcaagcttgcagcctgggaagtttt
It includes:
- the ASB6 gene encoding ankyrin repeat and SOCS box protein 6 isoform X2, whose translation is MARVRALDCQMGRSWAESFLDCWFPCCRGELPSDPVTYYTALHIAVLRNQPDMVELLVQRGADINRRDRIHESSPLDLASEEPERLPCLQRLLELGADVNASDKHGKTALLHALASSDGVQIHNTENIRLLLEGGADVKATTKDGDTVFTFIIFLLGEMVGGDKEEAQKISRFCFQVTRLLMAHGADPSECPSYESLTHLCLKSFRLHFPLLRFLLESGASYNCSLHGPSCWSGFDIIFERLGSHISESKEDSFSIDLLQKAETTLELMLASSPAIKLPNNFEVNLSNCCFHKEKIKSLFCSLKQLEHSPPTLKHLCRVHIRQSLRPWPVDVKVKVLPLPDRLKWYLLIDHGSSTEQDV